A window of the Parabacteroides merdae ATCC 43184 genome harbors these coding sequences:
- a CDS encoding tetratricopeptide repeat protein gives MRTFLIIIGLFLFIGNSFAQSYEELIEKSYDFVDKGDLVSAEESLKAAMRKEPANPLNYALLTNLGTIQRRQGKLQEALISYTSALSGHTKNITILENRASLYTELGETEKALNDYNTLLIENPEHQEALYCRGLLYIQLQNYMWAEQDFDKILEVNEKSVRARLGHAILEKMRGNYDESERIFNYLISEMPRDWILYEGRADLYFMMGKNARAMADIEKVFTESEPTANLYVLRGKIKLAQYEKERAALDFKKAESMGYNKEVIKELLKLTMNN, from the coding sequence ATGAGGACTTTCTTGATTATTATAGGTTTGTTCCTGTTTATAGGAAACAGCTTTGCACAATCATACGAAGAATTAATAGAGAAAAGCTACGACTTCGTAGATAAAGGCGATTTGGTGTCCGCAGAAGAGAGCCTGAAAGCGGCCATGCGCAAAGAACCGGCTAACCCGTTGAACTATGCCTTGCTTACGAACCTCGGAACCATACAGCGCCGACAGGGGAAGCTGCAAGAGGCTCTCATCTCCTACACTTCCGCACTAAGCGGGCATACAAAGAACATCACCATTCTCGAAAACCGGGCTTCCCTTTATACAGAATTGGGAGAAACAGAAAAAGCTTTGAACGATTACAACACCTTGTTAATAGAAAATCCGGAACATCAGGAGGCGCTTTATTGCCGAGGGCTGCTCTATATACAGTTACAAAATTATATGTGGGCAGAACAGGATTTCGACAAAATTCTGGAAGTAAACGAGAAATCGGTTCGTGCTCGCCTCGGCCATGCCATCTTGGAAAAGATGCGTGGGAACTACGACGAGAGCGAACGGATATTCAATTACCTGATTAGCGAGATGCCCCGCGACTGGATCCTCTACGAAGGACGGGCGGATTTGTATTTTATGATGGGAAAAAATGCACGGGCAATGGCAGATATAGAAAAAGTCTTTACCGAAAGCGAACCGACAGCCAACCTCTATGTGTTGAGAGGCAAGATCAAGCTGGCACAATACGAAAAGGAGCGGGCAGCCCTCGATTTCAAGAAAGCAGAATCAATGGGATACAATAAAGAAGTTATCAAGGAACTTCTTAAATTGACAATGAACAATTGA
- the leuB gene encoding 3-isopropylmalate dehydrogenase: MKLNIAVLPGDGIGPEIAAQGVEVMSAVCKKFGHEVRYEYALCGADAIDKVGDPFPEETYEICKGADAVLFSAVGDPKFDNDPTAKVRPEQGLLAMRKKLGLFANIRPVQTFKCLLHKSPLRADLVDGADFLCIRELTGGMYFGEKYQDNDKAYDTNMYTRPEIERILKVGFEYAMKRKKHLTVVDKANVLASSRLWRQIAQEMAPSYPEVQTDYMYVDNAAMRMIQEPKFFDVMVTENTFGDILTDEGSCISGSMGLLPSASTGESTPVFEPIHGSWPQAKGLNIANPLAQILSVAMLFEYFGCKAEGALIRKAVDASLDANVRTPEIQMEGGAKYGTKEVGTWIVNYINN, encoded by the coding sequence ATGAAATTGAATATAGCTGTACTTCCCGGTGACGGGATCGGTCCTGAAATTGCTGCACAAGGTGTGGAGGTGATGAGTGCCGTTTGTAAGAAATTCGGACATGAAGTCCGTTATGAATATGCTCTTTGCGGGGCCGATGCTATCGACAAGGTGGGAGATCCTTTCCCGGAAGAAACATATGAGATTTGTAAAGGAGCGGATGCCGTTCTTTTCTCTGCTGTAGGTGATCCGAAGTTCGACAACGATCCGACAGCTAAAGTGCGTCCTGAACAGGGATTGCTGGCTATGCGTAAGAAATTGGGCTTGTTTGCGAATATCCGGCCCGTACAAACTTTTAAGTGCCTGTTGCATAAATCACCGCTTCGTGCTGACTTGGTGGATGGTGCGGATTTCTTGTGTATCCGTGAATTGACGGGAGGCATGTATTTCGGGGAGAAATATCAGGATAACGATAAGGCCTACGATACCAATATGTACACACGCCCTGAGATCGAGCGCATCTTGAAAGTCGGTTTCGAATATGCCATGAAACGGAAAAAACATCTGACGGTGGTCGATAAGGCAAATGTCTTGGCTTCTTCGCGTTTGTGGCGCCAGATCGCACAAGAGATGGCCCCTTCTTATCCGGAGGTTCAGACCGACTATATGTATGTCGATAATGCGGCCATGCGTATGATCCAGGAACCCAAATTCTTTGATGTTATGGTAACGGAGAATACGTTTGGTGATATCCTTACTGACGAAGGTTCTTGTATCAGCGGTTCTATGGGCTTGCTCCCTTCTGCTTCGACGGGCGAAAGCACTCCTGTATTTGAACCGATCCACGGTTCATGGCCGCAGGCTAAAGGATTGAATATCGCCAACCCGTTGGCACAGATTCTTTCGGTAGCTATGCTGTTCGAGTATTTCGGTTGTAAGGCGGAAGGAGCCTTGATCCGCAAGGCTGTGGATGCTTCTCTGGACGCTAATGTTCGTACCCCTGAAATCCAGATGGAAGGCGGTGCGAAGTATGGCACGAAAGAGGTAGGGACATGGATTGTCAATTACATTAACAATTGA
- a CDS encoding methylglyoxal synthase: MKKLTIALVAHDNRKADMVEWAIHNAEFLSHHHIVCTGTTGNLVRKAMEEKGVTADIACMHSGPLGGDAEIAAMVVRKEIDLAVFLIDDLNPQPHEADIQMLLRQCRVHNVPIACNRYSADLMITSTLWDDESYVPTEPKYVYFKRE, from the coding sequence ATGAAGAAGTTAACAATCGCGCTTGTTGCGCACGACAACCGGAAGGCTGACATGGTAGAATGGGCTATTCACAATGCTGAATTTCTGTCCCATCATCATATCGTATGTACTGGGACAACCGGAAATCTGGTTCGGAAGGCGATGGAAGAAAAAGGTGTTACGGCGGATATCGCCTGTATGCATTCCGGTCCGCTGGGTGGAGATGCCGAAATTGCAGCAATGGTAGTACGAAAGGAAATAGATCTTGCCGTGTTCTTGATCGACGACTTGAACCCACAGCCGCACGAGGCCGATATCCAGATGTTGCTTCGCCAGTGCCGTGTCCATAACGTGCCTATCGCTTGTAACCGGTATAGTGCCGACTTGATGATCACAAGTACATTGTGGGATGATGAAAGCTATGTCCCGACAGAACCCAAATACGTCTATTTTAAGAGAGAATAG
- a CDS encoding alpha-isopropylmalate synthase regulatory domain-containing protein — MIEIMDTTLRDGEQTSGVSFAAHEKLSIAQALLDLGVNRLEIASARVSDGEFEAVKRVASWAERTGNIQKLEVLGFVDGDVSLNWIEAAGCRVVNLLCKGSYKHVTEQLRKTPEQHFADIRSVINQAIERGIAVNIYLEDWSNGIKNSPEYVFQAVDSLRDLPIRRFMLPDTLGILNPGNTYEYCKEMVTRYPDLKFDFHAHNDYDLAVANVYSAVRAGIKGLHTTLNGLGERAGNAPLSSVLAVLKDQLGVDTTLREERINYASRLVETFSGVHIPPNKPIIGEHVFTQCAGVHADGDSKNNLYCNDLLPERFGRVREYALGKTSGKANIRKNLEALGIDIDENSMRKVTERIIELGDKKEMVTTEDLPYIISDVLHHDTMADQRIRILNYSLSLAQGLKPVATLKIEINGEAYQESASGDGQYDAFVRALRKIYTDLGRPFPMLTNYSVSIPPGGRTDAFVQTIISWNYAGVDFKTRGLDADQTEAAIKATLKMLNKIEQ; from the coding sequence ATGATAGAAATAATGGATACCACCCTGCGTGACGGGGAACAGACATCGGGAGTTTCTTTTGCGGCGCATGAGAAGTTGAGCATTGCACAGGCATTGCTTGATCTGGGTGTGAACCGTCTGGAGATCGCATCTGCACGTGTCTCGGACGGTGAGTTTGAAGCCGTGAAGCGCGTCGCTTCCTGGGCGGAACGTACCGGAAACATCCAGAAGCTCGAAGTGCTCGGCTTTGTGGATGGTGATGTTTCGTTAAACTGGATCGAAGCGGCTGGTTGCCGTGTGGTAAACTTGCTTTGCAAGGGCTCTTATAAGCACGTGACGGAACAGCTTCGTAAGACTCCCGAACAGCATTTTGCCGATATACGTTCCGTCATCAACCAGGCAATCGAACGGGGGATTGCCGTGAACATCTATCTGGAAGATTGGTCGAACGGTATTAAAAACTCTCCTGAATATGTCTTTCAAGCAGTCGATTCGCTTCGTGACTTGCCGATCCGGCGTTTCATGTTGCCTGATACGCTTGGCATCCTGAACCCTGGAAATACTTACGAATATTGTAAGGAAATGGTTACACGCTATCCGGACTTGAAGTTCGATTTTCATGCTCATAACGACTATGATCTGGCGGTAGCGAATGTCTACTCTGCTGTCCGTGCCGGTATAAAAGGACTTCATACTACATTGAACGGATTGGGAGAGCGTGCCGGGAATGCCCCGCTTAGCAGTGTGCTTGCCGTGTTGAAAGATCAGTTGGGAGTGGATACGACACTTCGGGAAGAACGGATCAATTATGCCAGCCGATTGGTGGAAACTTTCTCCGGTGTTCATATTCCGCCTAACAAACCGATTATCGGGGAACATGTCTTTACGCAATGTGCCGGTGTCCATGCTGATGGTGACAGCAAAAACAATCTGTATTGCAATGATCTGTTGCCCGAACGTTTCGGCCGTGTCCGCGAATATGCTCTTGGCAAGACTTCCGGTAAGGCGAATATCCGTAAGAACCTTGAAGCACTGGGGATCGATATCGACGAGAACTCTATGCGCAAGGTTACCGAGCGGATTATCGAACTGGGTGATAAAAAAGAAATGGTTACGACGGAGGACCTTCCGTATATCATCAGCGATGTGCTCCATCACGATACGATGGCGGACCAGCGCATCCGTATTCTGAACTATTCGCTGTCTTTGGCACAGGGACTGAAACCGGTTGCCACCCTGAAGATAGAGATTAACGGCGAAGCCTACCAGGAGTCGGCTTCCGGTGATGGACAGTACGATGCTTTCGTTCGTGCCCTGCGGAAGATATATACCGATCTGGGCCGTCCTTTCCCGATGCTGACTAATTATTCCGTTTCTATACCACCCGGCGGACGGACCGATGCCTTTGTGCAGACTATCATTAGTTGGAATTATGCAGGAGTGGACTTTAAAACACGTGGTCTTGATGCAGACCAGACGGAGGCTGCTATCAAGGCGACATTGAAGATGCTGAACAAGATAGAACAATAA
- the leuD gene encoding 3-isopropylmalate dehydratase small subunit — MKQKFNIITSTCVPLPLENVDTDQIIPARFLKATDKKGFGENLFRDWRYDKQGNKIESFVLNDPTYGGQILVAGKNFGSGSSREHAAWAIADYGFRVVVSSFFADIHKNNELNNFVLPVVVSEPFLAELFDSIFADPKTEVEVNLPAQTITNKATGKSEHFDINAYKKDCLVNGLDDIDYLLSNKEKIEAFERRR, encoded by the coding sequence ATGAAACAGAAATTCAATATCATTACATCAACCTGCGTCCCCCTTCCTTTAGAGAATGTGGATACGGACCAGATCATTCCTGCTCGTTTCCTGAAAGCAACCGACAAAAAAGGGTTTGGTGAAAATTTGTTCCGCGACTGGCGGTACGACAAGCAGGGAAACAAAATAGAATCGTTTGTCTTGAATGATCCGACCTACGGCGGACAGATACTGGTGGCGGGGAAAAACTTCGGTTCGGGTTCCAGTCGCGAACATGCAGCTTGGGCGATTGCCGATTATGGGTTTCGTGTAGTTGTGTCCAGTTTTTTTGCGGATATCCACAAAAACAATGAACTGAATAACTTTGTTCTCCCTGTGGTGGTTAGCGAACCTTTTCTGGCCGAGCTTTTCGACTCGATTTTTGCCGATCCGAAAACAGAAGTCGAAGTCAACCTGCCTGCCCAAACCATCACCAATAAGGCTACGGGTAAGAGCGAGCACTTCGATATCAACGCCTACAAAAAAGACTGCCTTGTGAATGGCCTCGATGACATCGATTATTTGCTTTCCAATAAGGAAAAGATTGAAGCATTTGAAAGGAGACGTTAG